From the Daucus carota subsp. sativus chromosome 8, DH1 v3.0, whole genome shotgun sequence genome, one window contains:
- the LOC108199225 gene encoding alpha-farnesene synthase yields the protein MESKNGGLLADHDRGKYDSSQVHAMIAETDQIQKTGVYRPNIWKYDRIEALRNEYADEKYERMLGKLIGEVQGLLSNTADTWEKLELLDNMEKLGLTYLFEHEIKKVLDTLVSNNNLNLDGEKDLYNTALFFTVLRKHGFHVSQDMFADLVDNTHSDMKAMLKLFEASHLAFEGENILDRANLISRNYLKSIGSSAEDASLANVTRSLKDPYNIWYNVKTQIRFHGKNTNSSSHLLNLARYNFNMIQATHQKEVKELLRWWKALDLKRSLPFIRNRVMESFVCAVGIVSEPKYGSLRNWLTKSITLILVLDDVFDASGCTLEELENFTSALNRWDGEQNEKLSAGMNICLQTLYDTIKNIASEIEDVYGWNSVSPHLQKAWTTFCQSMLKEARWFNTKYTPSLKEHTDNGRNSSSGPLLSLHIFFALVTKTEPNQVIELLQCTAKHQHNVALIFRLCNDLGNYAVEIERSDASSSIQCIMQEQGVSEEVARDQIKHMIANAWKKINYQCQTQSPLLQPYLKYSANIARVAHVVYHNGDGVSNADGMTRNQVMDLLSEPLLLT from the exons ATGGAGTCCAAAAATGGAGGCCTTCTAGCTGATCATGATCGCGGAAAATATGACTCTTCTCAAGTTCATGCCATGATAGCTGAGACTGATCAAATCCAGAAAACTGGTGTCTACAGACCGAATATCTGGAAATATGATCGTATCGAGGCCCTTAGAAATGAATATGCT GATGAGAAATACGAAAGAATGCTAGGGAAGCTGATAGGGGAAGTACAGGGCCTCCTTTCTAATACAGCTGACACTTGGGAAAAGTTGGAGCTTCTTGACAACATGGAAAAACTTGGCTTGACCTATCTCTTTGAGCATGAAATCAAGAAAGTTTTAGACACATTAGTGTCCAACAACAACTTGAATCTTGATGGTGAAAAGGATCTTTACAATACTGCTCTATTTTTTACAGTCCTCCGTAAACATGGCTTCCATGTCTCTCAAG ATATGTTTGCAGACCTGGTGGATAATACACATTCGGATATGAAAGCTATGCTCAAGCTTTTCGAAGCATCTCATCTTGCCTTCGAAGGCGAAAACATATTGGACAGAGCAAATTTGATTTCAAGAAATTACCTCAAGAGCATCGGCTCATCTGCAGAAGATGCTTCTCTTGCTAATGTAACCCGCAGTTTAAAAGACCCGTATAACATTTGGTACAATGTCAAGACACAAATACGATTTCACGGAAAAAATACCAACTCCAGCTCTCATTTACTCAATCTAGCCAGGTACAACTTCAACATGATTCAGGCCACACATCAAAAGGAAGTAAAAGAGCTGTTAAG GTGGTGGAAGGCACTAGACTTGAAAAGAAGTTTACCATTCATCAGAAATAGAGTAATGGAAAGCTTTGTGTGTGCAGTTGGAATTGTTTCTGAACCGAAATATGGAAGCTTGAGGAATTGGTTAACGAAAAGCATTACACTAATACTAGTGCTAGATGATGTTTTTGATGCATCTGGTTGCACTTTGGAGGAACTGGAAAACTTTACTAGTGCTCTAAACAG GTGGGATGGTGAGCAAAATGAAAAACTTTCAGCGGGTATGAACATTTGTCTGCAGACTTTGTATGATACCATCAAGAACATTGCATCCGAAATCGAGGATGTGTATGGTTGGAATTCTGTTTCACCTCATTTACAGAAAGCG TGGACAACATTTTGCCAGTCAATGCTGAAGGAAGCAAGGTGGTTTAACACGAAATACACACCATCACTGAAAGAGCATACTGACAACGGACGGAACTCCTCGTCTGGTCCTTTACTGTCTCTTCATATATTCTTCGCGCTTGTAACCAAAACCGAACCAAATCAAGTCATTGAGCTTCTCCAATGCACAGCCAAACACCAACACAATGTGGCGCTCATCTTTCGGCTATGCAACGACTTGGGAAATTATGCA GTAGAAATTGAAAGAAGTGATGCTTCATCATCGATCCAGTGCATTATGCAAGAACAAGGTGTTTCAGAAGAAGTAGCTCGAGATCAGATCAAACACATGATAGCTAATGCATGGAAGAAGATCAATTATCAGTGCCAAACACAATCTCCATTGTTGCAACCATACCTCAAGTACTCGGCAAATATTGCGAGAGTGGCACATGTTGTGTATCATAACGGAGATGGGGTTTCGAATGCGGATGGCATGACCCGGAACCAAGTCATGGATCTCCTCAGTGAACCTCTTCTACTCACCTGA
- the LOC108198720 gene encoding alpha-farnesene synthase, producing the protein MMERVSCLGSFQFGYKFNCHRSISSHTHTQFSMDSNNGGHAVDRPVKHNQIQEAGFYKPNIWKYDLIESLTVEYAHEKYERMVSKLREEVKYLLSNTLGIWEKLELIDNMEKLGLAYLFESEIKSVLDELVSNHNHSFTGEKKLYNTALLFKLLRKHGYTVSQDVLEGLVEISPHPDVKAVLKLFEASHLAFEGEDVLEKANVITRKYLMSIRSSDLDDDASLANISRTLEDPHNIWYNVKTQIQRYETNAKADSTLLNLAKHNFNMFQAIHQKEVKELLRWWRTLEFERILPFTRNRILESFVCAAGIASEPKFGSLRNWLTKSITLILVLDDVYDASGCTLEELENFTTVLNRRGNAESPTLPECMKICMRILNDTIKDIASQIEVEYGWKLVSPHLQKAWSTFSQALLKEARWFNLNYTPSIEEHTDNGRSSSSGPLLSLHIFFALIPQTERVLDILKSTANHEQNVALIFRLCNDLGNFAVEIERSDPPSSIQCIMKERGVSEEVARNQIKCMIASAWKKINYECVTQAPLLQPYLKYSTNIARVAHVVYHNGDAVSNADGMTRNHVMDLLGEPLSIT; encoded by the exons ATGATGGAAAGAGTTTCTTGCCTTGGATCATTTCAGTTTGGCTATAAATTTAATTGCCATCGTTCAATatcttcacacacacacacacagttcAGTATGGACTCAAACAATGGAGGCCATGCAGTTGATCGCCCAGTAAAGCATAACCAAATCCAGGAAGCTGGTTTTTACAAACCAAATATTTGGAAGTACGATCTGATCGAGTCCCTGACAGTTGAATATGCT CATGAGAAATATGAAAGGATGGTAAGCAAGCTGAGAGAGGAAGTTAAATACCTACTTTCTAACACATTGGGCATTTGGGAAAAGTTGGAGCTTATTGACAACATGGAGAAGCTTGGCCTGGCCTATCTCTTTGAGTCTGAAATCAAGAGCGTTCTCGACGAATTAGTATCGAACCATAATCACAGTTTTACTGGTGAAaagaagctttacaatactGCACTACTTTTTAAGCTTCTTCGGAAGCATGGCTACACTGTATCTCAAG ATGTGCTTGAGGGCTTGGTGGAAATAAGCCCTCATCCGGATGTGAAAGCTGTGCTCAAGCTTTTTGAAGCATCTCATCTCGCCTTTGAAGGTGAAGACGTATTGGAAAAAGCAAATGTGATCACAAGAAAATATCTCATGAGTATCCGTTCAAGTGATCTAGATGATGATGCATCTCTTGCAAATATATCCCGCACTTTAGAAGACCCCCACAACATTTGGTACAACGTTAAGACACAAATACAACGTTATGAGACGAATGCAAAAGCCGACAGTACTCTCCTCAATCTGGCAAAACACAACTTCAACATGTTCCAGGCAATACATCAAAAAGAAGTAAAAGAGCTATTAAG GTGGTGGAGGACATTAGAGTTCGAAAGAATTTTACCCTTCACTAGAAACCGGATACTGGAAAGTTTTGTATGTGCAGCTGGAATTGCTTCCGAACCCAAATTTGGAAGCTTGAGGAATTGGTTAACAAAAAGTATTACACTAATATTAGTGCTAGATGATGTTTATGATGCATCTGGTTGCACTTTGGAGGAACTAGAAAACTTCACTACTGTCCTAAACAG GCGGGGCAATGCAGAGAGTCCAACACTTCCAGAGTGTATGAAGATTTGTATGCGGATTTTGAATGATACCATCAAGGACATTGCATCCCAAATTGAGGTCGAGTATGGCTGGAAACTAGTGTCACCACATTTACAGAAAGCG TGGAGTACATTTTCCCAAGCATTGCTCAAGGAAGCAAGGTGGTTTAACTTGAACTACACACCCTCAATTGAAGAGCACACAGACAATGGACGAAGCTCCTCATCTGGTCCTTTATTATCCCTCCATATATTCTTTGCACTTATCCCCCAAACAGAACGAGTCCTTGACATTCTCAAGAGTACAGCAAATCATGAACAGAATGTGGCCCTCATATTTCGACTTTGCAACGACTTGGGAAACTTCGCT GTAGAAATCGAAAGAAGTGACCCTCCATCGTCGATCCAGTGTATTATGAAAGAACGAGGTGTTTCAGAAGAAGTAGCTCGAAATCAGATCAAATGTATGATAGCTAGTGCATGGAAGAAGATTAACTATGAGTGCGTAACACAAGCTCCATTGTTGCAACCATACCTCAAGTACTCGACAAATATTGCGAGAGTGGCTCATGTTGTGTATCATAATGGAGATGCGGTTTCTAATGCGGACGGCATGACCCGAAACCATGTCATGGACCTGCTCGGCGAACCTCTTTCGATCACCTGA
- the LOC108197851 gene encoding transcription factor MYB108 produces MSGIKGEEEMMIKEEVRRGPWSVEEDFTLMNYISLHGEGRWNSLARSAGLNRTGKSCRLRWLNYLRPDVRRGNITLEEQLLILQLHSRYGNRWSKIAQCLPGRTDNEIKNYWRTRVQKHAKQLKCDVNSKQFKDAVHYLWMPRLVERIEAASVTSARSSTASVTSARSSTASVSANTYSTNNIGSSTDQVKMMPGTVVPNNSLQFLQPNNSGFTPENSCTTTTASSDSFGISQVSTVSDLTEYSCYNNYPPPPATNQQDFTESLISPSGYLNKGLYVDAIEQNNPLMACSEDLLDSFWDVEDIWDVYRSI; encoded by the exons atgagTGGTATCAAAGGTGAAGAAGAGATGATGATCAAAGAGGAGGTCCGACGAGGTCCATGGAGTGTTGAAGAAGATTTCACCCTAATGAATTATATCTCGCTTCACGGTGAGGGTCGCTGGAATTCTCTTGCTCGTTCTGCTG GTCTGAATAGAACTGGGAAGAGCTGCAGATTAAGATGGCTGAATTATTTGCGCCCAGATGTTAGACGTGGAAACATAACTCTTGAAGAGCAGCTCTTGATTCTTCAACTTCATTCTCGTTATGGCAACCG TTGGTCAAAGATAGCGCAATGCTTACCAGGCAGAACTGACAATGAGATAAAGAATTATTGGAGAACACGGGTCCAGAAGCATGCGAAACAGCTCAAGTGTGACGTGAACAGCAAGCAATTCAAGGATGCTGTGCATTATCTTTGGATGCCAAGGTTAGTTGAAAGAATTGAGGCTGCCTCGGTCACCTCTGCACGAAGCTCCACCGCCTCGGTCACCTCTGCACGAAGCTCCACCGCCTCTGTCTCCGCCAACACCTACAGCACGAATAATATTGGTTCAAGTACGGATCAAGTCAAGATGATGCCAGGGACAGTTGTACCTAATAACTCTCTTCAGTTCCTTCAGCCTAATAATTCTGGCTTCACACCCGAAAATTCTTGTACCACAACGACAGCTTCATCGGATTCCTTTGGGATATCACAAGTATCTACAGTTTCTGATCTAACTGAATATTCTTGTTACAACAACTATCCTCCTCCTCCGGCTACTAATCAACAAGATTTCACGGAATCCTTGATTAGCCCCTCTGGCTACCTCAACAAAGGCCTATATGTCGACGCTATCGAGCAGAACAATCCGTTGATGGCCTGTAGTGAAGACCTACTGGACAGCTTTTGGGATGTTGAGGACATTTGGGATGTATATAGAAGTATATAA